CGGCGGCATCGTCAACATTTCCAATGCCTTCACTATCAATGGCAAGCCCGGCCACTTGTACACCCGATGCAAGAATCGTAAGCACGGATTGATATTAATCACTTCCTCCGAATTCTTTAGATTGAGGGATGGTGATTGATCCTTTTTAAATTTTTCGTTTTGTTCTTCAATAGATACGTACAAACTTGAGGTGGTTGCCGGAAAGACCTACCTACTTCGCATCATCAACTCCGCGGTCAACAGTgagctcttcttcaagatcgccGGCCACGCCTTCACCGTGGTCGCCGTCGACGCCAGCTATACCAAGCCCTACGACACCGACGTGGTGGTGATCGCGCCTGGCCAAACGGTCGACGCGTTGATGGTCACGGACGCTCCCTCTGCTCGCTACTACATGGCCTCTCAGCCCTACTTCAGCTCTCTCAACGGCCCTCCCAGCTTCGACAGCACCACGGCCACGGCCATCGTGCGCTacgccgacgccgacgacgcGCCTCCGGAGATGCCACGTATGCCGGCGTTCAACGACACCCCCACCGCCCACCGGTTCTACACCAACTTAACCGGCCTTCGGAGGCCAGGGACGCCCACCGTCCCCCTGGAGGCGGAGGAGCACATGTTCGTGACCGTCGGTCTGGGGGTGCTGGCCTGCGAGCCAACACAGGTGGTGTGCAACAGGAGCCGAGGTACCCTTGGCGCCAGCATGAACAACGTCTCTTTCCGGTTCCCCACCTCCATGTCGCTCCTGGAAGCGCACTTCAGTGGCTTCCACGAAGCAGAGTACCAACCAGACTTCCCAGACCACCCTCCGGCGATGTTCGACTTCACGAACAACAGCTTGAACACTGATCCCCGCCTCGCCCCGCTCCTCCACACGCAGAGGGGAACCAAGGTGAAGAAAGTGAAGTACAACGCGACGGTGGAGATGGTGCTGCAGAACACCGCCTTTGTCGGCACAGAGAACCACCCCCTGCATCTTCACGGCTTCAACTTCTTCGTGCTCGCGCAAGGCTTCGGAAATTACAATGCCACGACGGCGAGAAGTCGATACAACTTGGTGGATCCGCAAGTGAGGAATACAATCGGTGTACCTGCCGGAGGATGGGCTGTCATTCGATTCGTGGCCAACAATCCAGGTAATTCAACTAACGTAACTACGTATATCTTCATGATATATAATCCATATCGATTAAGCTTTAATTTCCTGTGTTTGTAGGAGTGTGGATTATGCACTGCCATT
This window of the Zingiber officinale cultivar Zhangliang chromosome 3B, Zo_v1.1, whole genome shotgun sequence genome carries:
- the LOC121968010 gene encoding laccase-25-like, which encodes MTCGSQILLFAVALLCALLEADSAVVERTFHVRNLTVSRLCERRVITAVNGKLPGPTIWVREGDTLLVHVVNLSPYDITIHWHGVLQKQSGWADGPNMITQCPIRPGGSYTYRFNVSGQEGTLWWHAHTSFLRATVHGALIIRPRNHSFPFRQPHRQVPILLGEWWNADVGDLEKQAFLTGGGIVNISNAFTINGKPGHLYTRCKNHTYKLEVVAGKTYLLRIINSAVNSELFFKIAGHAFTVVAVDASYTKPYDTDVVVIAPGQTVDALMVTDAPSARYYMASQPYFSSLNGPPSFDSTTATAIVRYADADDAPPEMPRMPAFNDTPTAHRFYTNLTGLRRPGTPTVPLEAEEHMFVTVGLGVLACEPTQVVCNRSRGTLGASMNNVSFRFPTSMSLLEAHFSGFHEAEYQPDFPDHPPAMFDFTNNSLNTDPRLAPLLHTQRGTKVKKVKYNATVEMVLQNTAFVGTENHPLHLHGFNFFVLAQGFGNYNATTARSRYNLVDPQVRNTIGVPAGGWAVIRFVANNPGVWIMHCHLEQHVPLGLATVFVVEDGTTPDSILPPPPPDFPAC